A genomic segment from Dermacentor silvarum isolate Dsil-2018 chromosome 11, BIME_Dsil_1.4, whole genome shotgun sequence encodes:
- the LOC119434134 gene encoding RING finger protein 11 isoform X2 yields the protein MPPKKKRRLSPETVSMPVYYPSPNVSRPACQLTEEEQVVIAQRMGLIQHLPTGLYDGSKKNRECVICMGEFAMGDAVRFLPCMHIYHTDCIDDWLMRSFTCPSCMEPVDAALLTTYQTN from the exons GAGACGGTGTCCATGCCGGTGTACTACCCTTCGCCCAACGTGAGCCGTCCAGCCTGCCAGCTGACCGAGGAAGAGCAGGTGGTGATCGCCCAACGGATGGGCCTCATCCAGCACCTTCCGACAGGCCTCTATGATGGCAGCAAGAAGAACAGAGA GTGCGTGATATGCATGGGAGAGTTTGCAATGGGCGATGCAGTCCGGTTCCTGCCCTGCATGCACATCTACCACACGGACTGCATCGACGACTGGCTGATGCGCTCCTTCACGTGTCCCTCGTGCATGGAACCGGTGGACGCGGCACTGTTGACCACCTACCAGACCAACTGA